A single window of Thermoplasmata archaeon DNA harbors:
- a CDS encoding pre-peptidase C-terminal domain-containing protein, with product MGARKSVKGCVQRKKEGRANVVSLIISLLLLTTGLTFFLTQFNVEGWSNGGDSLDPNSPAYGTHDWIVDRALAYLPDNEKNYIVTNRNAWMLGTELPDNSNLPGGIGDVVLHHVYYYASGELQDNASAKRAEECFQIAIQKLRAGNSSGAALYAGILSHYVVDVTVFGHVMAAGTDWGEEKHHSDYEEYVNKYTQTYNSTLFDPYIQFDGTLDVISAYDATLQLAYNTTFGNAGLGIMNCTWMDQNYNWGNSVYVKSAGRSLSLAINKIVDVFHTLALSADTTPPEITNVHVNNVSTATAEIAWDTNEPSTSVVEYGTTSAYGHTVSDSSSVTSHSIILSGLTASTTYHFRVKSVDAAGNLATSSDYTLTTTANSTDVIALTDGVATTGSLSAAKDAKYYLLAVGSGKTELKVELTGASGTDFDLYAKLGAKPTTSTYDYRSIGSTSTETINVTNPTAGDWYFMVYSYSGSGTFTIKAITSTSSTNVTQLTDGATATGSLSASKDGKYYSITIPSGKAQLKIEMTGPSGTDFDVYVKLGAMPTTSSYDYKGTTSSASETVSITNPAAGTWYIYVYSYSGSGTFTIKASTSTSTDTGELTDGVAKTGSLSATGAKAYYFITIPSGKSQLKIELIGPSGTDFDLYVKNGANPSTSSYDYRSIGSTSTESITISSPSSGTWYILVYSYSGSGSFTIKATTEE from the coding sequence ATGGGTGCTAGAAAAAGTGTTAAGGGGTGCGTCCAGAGGAAAAAAGAAGGAAGGGCAAATGTGGTATCTCTAATTATCTCTTTATTATTGCTTACCACGGGCTTAACATTTTTCCTTACGCAGTTTAATGTTGAAGGGTGGTCTAATGGTGGCGATTCTTTGGATCCAAATTCCCCAGCATACGGTACCCATGACTGGATTGTGGATAGAGCCCTTGCTTACCTTCCTGATAACGAGAAAAACTACATAGTGACAAACAGAAATGCCTGGATGTTAGGAACAGAATTACCAGATAATTCCAACCTGCCAGGTGGCATTGGCGATGTGGTCTTGCATCATGTATATTACTATGCTAGTGGAGAGTTACAGGATAATGCAAGTGCAAAAAGAGCTGAAGAATGCTTCCAGATTGCCATTCAGAAATTGAGAGCTGGCAATTCTAGTGGTGCCGCTCTTTACGCAGGAATTCTTTCTCATTATGTAGTAGATGTGACTGTTTTCGGACATGTGATGGCTGCAGGAACTGACTGGGGTGAGGAAAAGCACCATTCGGATTATGAGGAATATGTGAACAAATACACACAGACCTACAACTCCACCCTGTTTGACCCATACATCCAGTTTGATGGCACACTAGATGTCATTTCAGCTTATGATGCTACTCTTCAACTCGCATACAACACCACTTTTGGAAATGCAGGGCTTGGGATAATGAACTGCACATGGATGGACCAGAACTACAACTGGGGAAATAGTGTATATGTCAAGTCTGCAGGACGTTCACTCTCCCTTGCAATCAACAAAATTGTGGATGTGTTCCATACCCTTGCTCTTAGCGCTGACACGACGCCGCCTGAAATAACAAATGTGCATGTAAACAATGTTTCTACAGCCACCGCTGAAATTGCCTGGGACACAAACGAGCCCAGCACAAGTGTTGTGGAATACGGGACCACGAGTGCGTATGGACATACAGTATCGGATTCAAGCAGTGTCACTTCCCATTCCATTATTCTTTCAGGATTAACCGCCTCAACAACTTATCACTTTAGAGTCAAATCGGTAGATGCTGCTGGAAATCTTGCAACGAGTTCTGACTACACCCTCACTACCACGGCAAACTCTACAGATGTAATTGCGCTCACAGATGGGGTTGCGACAACAGGCTCTCTCAGTGCTGCCAAGGACGCAAAGTACTACCTGCTAGCTGTCGGGTCTGGAAAAACAGAGTTGAAAGTTGAGCTTACTGGAGCGAGCGGCACTGACTTCGACCTCTATGCAAAACTCGGAGCAAAGCCAACGACTTCCACCTATGATTACCGAAGCATTGGTTCAACCTCAACTGAGACAATTAATGTCACAAATCCCACAGCAGGTGATTGGTACTTCATGGTGTACTCCTACTCTGGCTCTGGGACATTCACAATCAAAGCCATAACAAGCACCTCAAGCACTAATGTTACTCAATTGACAGACGGAGCGACAGCCACTGGTTCACTGAGTGCCTCAAAGGATGGCAAGTACTACAGCATAACAATACCATCTGGCAAGGCACAGCTCAAGATTGAAATGACTGGCCCAAGTGGCACTGACTTTGATGTTTATGTGAAACTCGGTGCAATGCCAACAACCTCAAGCTATGATTACAAGGGCACAACATCATCCGCATCTGAAACAGTGTCAATTACGAACCCAGCTGCAGGCACATGGTACATCTATGTGTACTCCTACTCTGGCTCTGGCACATTTACAATCAAGGCATCCACATCCACTTCCACGGATACGGGAGAACTGACAGATGGTGTGGCAAAGACCGGCTCGTTGAGTGCAACGGGAGCAAAGGCATACTACTTCATCACAATCCCAAGTGGAAAAAGTCAGCTGAAGATTGAGCTTATAGGTCCAAGTGGTACTGACTTTGATCTCTATGTGAAAAATGGTGCAAATCCTTCCACATCATCCTATGACTATAGAAGCATCGGCTCAACATCCACGGAAAGTATCACAATTTCCAGCCCATCTAGTGGGACATGGTACATCCTTGTTTATTCCTACTCTGGTTCTGGTAGTTT